The following are from one region of the Microbacterium paraoxydans genome:
- a CDS encoding LLM class flavin-dependent oxidoreductase, which produces MSRLQHFGWFLARGFGPQGWGYPSLDWDYDWKRPEVYQEAARTLEQAGFDLVIIEDSPSLGSADTIDLRVRHAFGGPKHDPLLLAPYLFQATRHLGVVPTVNPAASLPYTSARQFATLQHLSGHRLGLNVVTDTGSARHFSAAPQLGHDEAYDRAEEWLAGIRALWRSWDDGALVADPVSGVYADGTRMRPVQHRGAHYDFDGPLNALPFTDGEPAIVSPGGSGRGLAFAGANSDVQLALAPLHEKAVREYRQRVHDAALARGRRAEDVKILFAIQPVITASAEEADRIVAASAHPDDAALAQIARKQSSDLETDLTALDLDRPLDPSIFGAHVSRGSIQRLIGDRGEDAPLRAHLTALARTGRLRDRSGFVGTAEEFADLVEELGEWGNDGVLLWGDFHPVTLHRTLDELVPILRRRGLLRREYADGGLQANLQAF; this is translated from the coding sequence ATGAGCCGCCTGCAGCACTTCGGGTGGTTCCTCGCCCGGGGCTTCGGTCCTCAGGGCTGGGGATATCCGTCCCTGGACTGGGACTACGACTGGAAGCGGCCGGAGGTCTACCAGGAGGCCGCCCGCACCCTGGAGCAGGCCGGTTTCGACCTCGTGATCATCGAGGACAGTCCCTCGCTCGGCTCGGCGGACACGATCGACCTGCGCGTGCGTCATGCGTTCGGCGGCCCGAAGCACGACCCCCTGCTGCTCGCACCGTACCTCTTCCAGGCGACCCGTCATCTCGGCGTGGTGCCCACCGTGAACCCCGCGGCCTCGCTGCCCTACACCTCGGCCCGTCAGTTCGCGACCCTGCAGCACCTGAGCGGGCACCGGCTCGGCCTCAACGTGGTCACCGACACCGGCAGCGCCCGGCACTTCTCGGCGGCCCCGCAACTCGGCCACGACGAGGCGTACGACCGTGCCGAGGAATGGCTCGCGGGCATCCGCGCGCTCTGGCGGAGCTGGGACGACGGCGCGCTGGTCGCCGATCCCGTCTCCGGCGTCTACGCGGACGGCACGCGCATGCGTCCGGTGCAGCACCGCGGCGCCCACTACGACTTCGACGGCCCTCTCAACGCCCTGCCCTTCACGGACGGCGAGCCGGCCATCGTCTCCCCCGGCGGCTCCGGGCGCGGCCTGGCGTTCGCGGGGGCGAACTCCGACGTCCAGCTGGCGCTCGCTCCCCTGCACGAGAAGGCGGTTCGGGAGTATCGGCAGCGGGTGCACGACGCTGCTCTCGCCCGCGGGCGCCGGGCCGAGGACGTCAAGATCCTCTTCGCGATCCAGCCCGTGATCACGGCGTCCGCCGAGGAGGCCGACCGGATCGTGGCCGCCTCCGCCCACCCGGACGACGCCGCGCTCGCGCAGATCGCCCGCAAGCAGTCGAGCGACCTAGAGACCGACCTCACGGCCCTCGATCTGGACCGCCCTCTCGACCCCTCGATCTTCGGAGCTCACGTCTCCCGTGGGAGCATCCAGCGGCTGATCGGGGATCGTGGGGAGGATGCACCGCTCCGCGCACACCTGACCGCGCTGGCCAGGACCGGGCGCCTTCGTGATCGCAGCGGCTTCGTGGGCACAGCGGAGGAATTCGCCGATCTCGTCGAGGAGCTCGGCGAGTGGGGCAACGACGGCGTGCTCCTCTGGGGCGACTTCCATCCCGTGACGCTGCACCGGACCCTCGACGAGCTGGTGCCGATCCTCCGCCGCCGCGGGCTCCTCCGCCGCGAGTACGCGGACGGCGGCCTGCAGGCCAACCTGCAGGCGTTCTGA
- a CDS encoding lysophospholipid acyltransferase family protein, translating to MASRSPEKTRPSVFWPLAAIVVPLVSLIAKVRIIGAEKLPREGAFVLAPNHYSEFDPLIVALAVWRIGRAPRFMAKESLFRVPVLGWFLRKTGMIPVARTSSASSAKQTMAQSAALVEHGRGVIVYPEGTLTRDPDMWPMRGKSGAVRLALADGIPLIPMAQWGTQAIMGRYQKGLSLWPLRKPVTVIVGDPVDVSDLRGRAGEPAALTEATNRLMNAITALLEQVRGEKAPAERWNPASHGQKETGRLDP from the coding sequence ATGGCTTCCCGGTCTCCGGAGAAGACGCGGCCGAGCGTGTTCTGGCCGCTCGCGGCGATCGTCGTCCCGCTGGTGTCGCTGATCGCGAAGGTCCGCATCATCGGTGCGGAGAAGCTCCCGCGAGAGGGCGCGTTCGTCCTGGCCCCGAACCACTACTCGGAGTTCGACCCGCTGATCGTCGCCTTGGCGGTCTGGCGGATCGGGCGTGCTCCGCGGTTCATGGCCAAGGAGAGCCTCTTCCGCGTGCCGGTGCTCGGGTGGTTCCTGCGCAAGACGGGGATGATCCCGGTCGCGCGCACCTCGTCGGCGTCGTCCGCGAAGCAGACGATGGCCCAGTCGGCAGCTCTCGTGGAGCACGGCCGCGGCGTGATCGTGTACCCGGAGGGCACGCTCACCCGAGACCCCGACATGTGGCCGATGCGCGGCAAGTCGGGCGCGGTGCGGCTCGCCCTCGCCGACGGCATCCCGCTGATCCCGATGGCCCAGTGGGGGACCCAGGCGATCATGGGCCGCTACCAGAAGGGGCTCAGCCTCTGGCCGCTCCGGAAGCCCGTCACCGTCATCGTCGGCGACCCCGTCGACGTCTCCGATCTCCGCGGCCGCGCGGGTGAGCCGGCGGCGCTGACGGAGGCCACCAACCGACTCATGAACGCGATCACCGCGCTGCTGGAGCAGGTACGCGGCGAGAAGGCCCCCGCGGAGCGCTGGAACCCGGCGAGCCACGGACAGAAGGAGACCGGACGCCTTGACCCCTAA
- the murA gene encoding UDP-N-acetylglucosamine 1-carboxyvinyltransferase, with amino-acid sequence MTTPVRDALSDDVPALTGDVLAIRGGRPLRGRVDVKGAKNLATKAMVASLLGETTSVLRDVPAISDVAVVRSLLEVHGVRVSEGDEPGSLVFDPSDVESAHFEEIDAHAGASRIPILFCGPLLHRLGQAFIPDLGGCRIGDRPIDFHLDALRKFGAIVEKLPSGIRLSTGGTRLHGANIHLPYPSVGATEQVLLTAVRAEGITELRNAAIEPEIMDLIAVLQKMGAIISYEPNRVILIEGVEKLRGYDHRSIFDRNEAASWASAALATDGEIFVGGAKQQEMLTFLNVFRKAGGWFDIQEDGILFRRDGDIKPVVIETDVHPGFMTDWQQPLVVALTQAHGRSVVHETVYENRMGFTEALVKMGADIVVHPRGLQDGPRRVPRRDLEQAAVITGPTPLHGADIVVPDLRGGYSHVIAALTATGESKVSGVDILSRGYEKFLAKLDALGADFDVLR; translated from the coding sequence ATGACGACACCCGTGCGCGACGCTCTCTCCGACGACGTCCCCGCGCTGACCGGAGACGTCCTCGCCATCCGTGGAGGTCGTCCGCTGCGCGGACGCGTCGACGTGAAGGGCGCGAAGAACCTCGCCACCAAGGCGATGGTCGCGTCCCTGCTCGGGGAGACCACGAGCGTCCTGCGCGACGTGCCGGCCATCAGCGACGTCGCCGTGGTGCGCTCGCTGCTCGAGGTGCACGGCGTCCGGGTGTCGGAGGGAGACGAGCCCGGCTCGCTGGTGTTCGACCCCAGCGACGTCGAGTCGGCCCATTTCGAGGAGATCGACGCCCACGCGGGCGCCTCGCGGATCCCGATCCTGTTCTGCGGCCCGCTGCTGCACCGCCTGGGTCAGGCGTTCATCCCCGACCTCGGCGGCTGCCGCATCGGCGACCGTCCGATCGACTTCCACCTGGACGCTCTCCGCAAGTTCGGCGCGATCGTCGAGAAGCTGCCCAGCGGCATCCGCCTCTCGACGGGAGGGACCCGCCTGCACGGCGCGAACATCCACCTGCCCTACCCGAGCGTCGGCGCCACGGAGCAGGTGCTCCTCACCGCGGTGCGCGCCGAGGGCATCACCGAACTCCGCAACGCGGCGATCGAGCCGGAGATCATGGACCTGATCGCCGTCCTGCAGAAGATGGGCGCGATCATCTCCTACGAGCCGAACCGCGTCATCCTCATCGAGGGCGTCGAGAAGCTCCGCGGTTACGACCACCGGTCGATCTTCGACCGCAACGAGGCGGCCTCGTGGGCGTCGGCCGCTCTGGCCACGGACGGCGAGATCTTCGTCGGCGGTGCCAAGCAGCAGGAGATGCTCACCTTCCTCAACGTCTTCCGCAAGGCGGGCGGCTGGTTCGACATCCAGGAGGACGGCATCCTCTTCCGTCGCGACGGCGACATCAAGCCGGTCGTGATCGAGACCGACGTGCACCCGGGCTTCATGACCGACTGGCAGCAGCCGCTCGTCGTCGCGCTCACCCAGGCGCATGGCCGCTCGGTCGTGCACGAGACCGTGTACGAGAACCGGATGGGCTTCACCGAGGCGCTGGTCAAGATGGGCGCCGACATCGTCGTGCACCCGCGCGGTCTGCAGGACGGGCCCCGGCGCGTGCCGCGTCGCGATCTGGAGCAGGCAGCCGTCATCACCGGTCCCACCCCTCTGCACGGCGCCGACATCGTGGTGCCCGACCTGCGCGGCGGCTACAGCCATGTGATCGCGGCCCTGACGGCCACGGGCGAGTCGAAGGTGTCGGGCGTCGACATCCTGAGCCGCGGATACGAGAAGTTCCTCGCCAAGCTCGACGCGCTCGGCGCCGACTTCGACGTCCTCCGGTGA
- a CDS encoding O-acetylhomoserine aminocarboxypropyltransferase/cysteine synthase family protein produces MTVETARFATRAVHAARGRATAASRVTPIYLTAGFEFDDFDHAADHFGTGTGFGYTRTGNPTVHAVERQLASLESGADAVLVASGQAAVTTALLSVVGAGDHIVSSTHIYEGTRGLFLDNLARLGIETTFVDDIADPDAWREAVRPTTRALFAESLANARNDVLDVAAVSAVADEIAVPLIVDNTLATPALLRPLEHGAAIVVHSASKFLAGQGAVLGGVVIDDGRFDAERAGHNAPHLVLPGRGGVPSVFARHGGRARIGYARESVAPRFGASPSPLNAFLIGQGTETLGLRVERQSQNALAVARWLAAHDAVESVDYVGLPSHPHHETALRYLDGGFGSIFTLTLRGGLPAARRFVEEVSVFTHMTHIGDVRSLVLHPGTTSHAQRTEAERRVLGVGPGTLRLSIGIEDVDDLIGDLARVLESVRETVA; encoded by the coding sequence ATGACCGTCGAGACCGCCCGCTTCGCCACCCGCGCCGTCCACGCCGCGAGAGGCCGAGCCACTGCCGCCTCCCGTGTGACGCCGATCTACCTGACGGCGGGCTTCGAGTTCGACGACTTCGATCACGCCGCCGACCACTTCGGCACGGGCACCGGATTCGGGTACACCCGCACCGGCAACCCCACGGTGCACGCGGTGGAGCGACAGCTCGCGAGTCTGGAGTCCGGTGCCGACGCCGTGCTCGTGGCCAGCGGACAGGCTGCAGTGACCACTGCTCTGCTCTCGGTCGTGGGGGCGGGCGACCACATCGTGTCCTCGACCCACATCTACGAGGGCACCCGCGGGCTGTTCCTGGACAACCTCGCCCGCCTCGGCATCGAGACGACGTTCGTGGACGACATCGCGGACCCGGATGCCTGGCGGGAGGCCGTACGCCCGACGACGAGGGCGCTGTTCGCGGAGTCGCTCGCCAACGCCCGCAACGACGTGCTCGACGTGGCGGCGGTGAGCGCCGTGGCCGACGAGATCGCCGTCCCCCTGATCGTCGACAACACCCTGGCCACGCCCGCCCTCCTCCGACCGCTGGAGCACGGCGCGGCCATCGTCGTGCACTCCGCGTCGAAGTTCCTCGCTGGCCAGGGTGCGGTGCTCGGCGGCGTGGTGATCGACGACGGCCGGTTCGATGCGGAGCGCGCCGGGCACAACGCCCCGCACCTCGTGCTGCCGGGGCGGGGCGGCGTCCCCAGCGTCTTCGCCCGGCACGGCGGCCGCGCCCGCATCGGGTACGCCAGGGAGTCGGTGGCCCCGCGATTCGGCGCGTCCCCCTCGCCCCTCAACGCGTTCCTCATCGGCCAGGGCACCGAGACGCTCGGCCTGCGTGTGGAGCGCCAGTCGCAGAACGCCCTCGCCGTCGCACGCTGGCTCGCCGCGCACGACGCCGTGGAGAGCGTGGACTACGTCGGCCTGCCCTCGCATCCTCATCACGAGACCGCGCTGCGCTACCTCGACGGCGGATTCGGCTCCATCTTCACCCTCACACTGCGCGGCGGCCTCCCCGCGGCCCGTCGCTTCGTGGAGGAGGTGTCCGTCTTCACCCACATGACGCACATCGGCGACGTGCGGTCGCTCGTGCTGCACCCCGGCACGACCAGCCACGCGCAGCGCACTGAGGCGGAGCGCCGGGTCCTCGGCGTCGGCCCCGGCACGCTGCGGCTGTCGATCGGCATCGAGGATGTCGACGACCTGATCGGCGACCTCGCGCGGGTGCTCGAGAGCGTCAGGGAGACGGTGGCATGA
- the leuC gene encoding 3-isopropylmalate dehydratase large subunit, translating into MTTTAGADSARPRTLAEKVWDDHLVVKGEDGQPDLIYIDLHLVHEVTSPQAFDGLRREGRPLRRLDLTIATEDHNTPTWEIDKPIADLTSRTQIETLRRNAAEFGVRLHSLGDAEQGIVHVVGPQLGLTMPGITVVCGDSHTSTHGAFGAMAFGIGTSEVEHVMATQTLPLKPFKTMAINVEGTLRPGVTAKDIILAVIAKIGTGGGQGYVLEYRGSAIRALSMEGRMTICNMSIEAGARAGMVAPDETTFAYLEGRPHAPKGQDWDDAVAYWRTLPTDEGATFDAEVFIDADELEPFVTWGTNPGQGSSLSATVPNPAEIADPNERAAAERALEYMDLTPGTPLKEVPVDAVFMGSCTNSRIEDLRAFASIIQGKKKADGVRVMVVPGSARVRLEAEAEGLDQVIKDFGAEWRFAGCSMCLGMNPDQLAPGERCASTSNRNFEGRQGKGGRTHLVSPLVAAATAIRGTLSSPSDLEA; encoded by the coding sequence ATGACCACCACCGCCGGTGCGGATTCCGCACGCCCCAGGACGCTCGCCGAGAAGGTCTGGGACGACCACCTCGTCGTCAAGGGTGAGGACGGCCAGCCCGACCTCATCTACATCGACCTGCACCTCGTGCACGAGGTCACCAGCCCGCAGGCCTTCGACGGCCTCCGCAGAGAGGGGCGCCCGCTCCGCCGGCTCGACCTGACCATCGCCACGGAGGATCACAACACGCCCACGTGGGAGATCGACAAGCCCATCGCCGATCTGACCAGCCGGACGCAGATCGAGACGCTGCGCCGCAACGCCGCCGAGTTCGGCGTGCGTCTGCACTCGCTGGGGGACGCGGAGCAGGGCATCGTGCACGTCGTCGGCCCGCAGCTCGGCCTGACCATGCCCGGCATCACCGTGGTCTGCGGCGACTCGCACACATCCACGCACGGCGCATTCGGCGCGATGGCGTTCGGCATCGGGACCAGCGAGGTCGAGCATGTCATGGCGACCCAGACCCTGCCGTTGAAGCCGTTCAAGACGATGGCCATCAACGTCGAGGGCACGCTGCGCCCCGGCGTCACCGCGAAGGACATCATCCTCGCCGTGATCGCCAAGATCGGCACCGGCGGCGGTCAGGGCTATGTGCTCGAGTACCGCGGCAGCGCGATCCGCGCGCTCTCCATGGAGGGCCGCATGACGATCTGCAACATGTCCATCGAGGCAGGTGCGCGCGCCGGCATGGTGGCCCCGGACGAGACGACGTTCGCCTACCTCGAGGGCCGTCCGCACGCGCCGAAGGGTCAGGACTGGGACGACGCCGTCGCCTACTGGCGCACGCTGCCGACCGACGAGGGCGCCACGTTCGACGCCGAGGTCTTCATCGACGCCGACGAGCTGGAGCCGTTCGTGACCTGGGGGACGAACCCCGGCCAGGGCAGCTCGCTCTCCGCCACGGTGCCGAACCCGGCGGAGATCGCCGACCCGAACGAGCGGGCCGCTGCCGAGCGTGCGCTGGAGTACATGGACCTGACGCCGGGCACGCCGCTCAAGGAAGTGCCGGTCGACGCGGTGTTCATGGGCTCGTGCACGAACAGCCGCATCGAGGACCTCCGGGCCTTCGCCTCCATCATCCAGGGCAAGAAGAAGGCCGACGGCGTCCGGGTGATGGTCGTCCCCGGGTCCGCCCGCGTGCGACTGGAGGCCGAGGCCGAGGGCCTGGATCAGGTCATCAAGGACTTCGGGGCGGAGTGGCGCTTCGCAGGGTGCTCAATGTGTCTGGGCATGAATCCCGATCAGCTCGCCCCGGGGGAGCGCTGCGCCTCCACCTCGAACCGCAACTTCGAAGGGCGCCAGGGCAAGGGCGGCCGTACGCACCTCGTGTCGCCGCTCGTCGCGGCGGCGACCGCCATCCGCGGCACCCTGTCCAGCCCGAGCGATCTGGAGGCCTGA
- the leuD gene encoding 3-isopropylmalate dehydratase small subunit, whose product MEKFTTHTGIAAPLKRSNVDTDQIIPAVFLKRVTKTGFEDALFHGWRQDPAFVLNQAPYQGASVLVAGPDFGTGSSREHAVWALRDFGFKVVLSPRFADIFRGNAGKQGLLAATISEADLERFWAFMDAVPGARMTVDLEARTAAIGDPTGGAEAGFQADIGIDDYTRWRLLEGLDDIGLTLRNEDKIAQFEARRESWRPRTLPVQ is encoded by the coding sequence ATGGAGAAGTTCACCACCCACACGGGCATCGCCGCGCCGCTGAAGCGGTCGAACGTCGACACCGACCAGATCATCCCCGCGGTGTTCCTCAAGCGCGTCACCAAGACCGGCTTCGAGGACGCGCTGTTCCACGGCTGGCGGCAGGACCCCGCCTTCGTGCTCAACCAGGCGCCGTACCAGGGGGCGTCCGTGCTCGTCGCCGGGCCTGATTTCGGCACCGGCTCCAGCCGTGAGCACGCGGTCTGGGCCCTTCGCGACTTCGGCTTCAAGGTCGTGCTGAGCCCCCGGTTCGCCGACATCTTCCGCGGGAACGCGGGCAAGCAGGGGCTCCTCGCGGCGACCATCTCCGAAGCGGACCTGGAGCGGTTCTGGGCCTTCATGGACGCTGTTCCCGGCGCGCGGATGACGGTCGACCTCGAGGCGCGCACCGCCGCCATCGGCGACCCCACCGGGGGCGCGGAGGCCGGCTTCCAGGCCGACATCGGGATCGACGATTACACTAGATGGCGGCTCCTCGAAGGGCTCGATGACATCGGGCTCACGCTGCGCAACGAAGACAAGATCGCGCAGTTCGAGGCCCGTCGCGAGTCGTGGCGGCCGCGGACCCTCCCCGTCCAGTGA